The following is a genomic window from Tripterygium wilfordii isolate XIE 37 chromosome 19, ASM1340144v1, whole genome shotgun sequence.
atacttaaattccgtcaaaactaggtttaacctaattttgtgcatatgtgttctttgtgaacgtgatgaaccaaatgaactccgatttaaatgaaattttgtgtgcaccttagtttcatcactatgaacatatttgaataaggaaagttcaagagaaaatgccATTGACACTGAGTTTGTAACATGGTAGTAAGATTACATTTAGAACACATCGGTTTTTATTGTAAGTGACCTACTTGCTTGGTTGACTGACTAAatgatttccgattgttatgaaattttatacgGGCATTCTAAtatgtataaaatgatttatcatgaagtaatctgaattttctgggttgtttttcaaatatatttaaCCTATGATCTTGATATGaaactctttgagcttacatgcaattggggagttctacctcctatttccttataggttaatcatcattgtggtctcatatgactcagagttcagtatgttcaagagatttgaagtccggtttctaagaatgagcttggagctttAGGAAACTATGGAAAATCCTTTTTTCACAAACTTACCACTAATGTCAATATTTGATGGTGATTGAAACAAGTCTTAGGGCTATCATTTTATCATATTGAAGCTGCATTTTATCAGTGTCATTACATGATTTTATTTGTGCTAAAGAGAATGATTCAGTTGTGCCAAGAATCAGTTCATTTTGGATCCGAGTATGTCATTGTGCAAGAATTGTGAGTTGTTTGCATGGGACCTGTGTTGGCCAAGCATGTACAATTGTTTGAGCCGGAAATATTATTGTCAAAGCTAAATATTATTGTCAAAGCTCCTAGAAGAAATCTCAAACATTGGAGGAAAGTTTTATTGGCTTGGAATTCAAGAGACAAAGCTAGGAGCTAAGAGACTTGGAGGAGAATGAGCCAACAAGGCTTTCTCTTCAAATGACCAACATGTGGGACCTACTTATACTACAACTTAGATTTGTCATAGTCTTTGTTTGGCTTATTTGTTCAAGACTTGTGCTATAAAGAATATTAGTTTGGTGCAACCAAACAAGACCCTTGTCTAGGGTTTGCTTTTGAAGTCTTGGAGCCAAAATGGAAGGACAAGATTGGTTAGTACatttacatccatggctgaAAATTAAAGAAGGATTAAAGGCTCATATTTGAAGGTTCATGTGGATCCAATGGTTGCTCTGCAAAGAAGCAAAGTTCTCAACTTTAAGAAGGTGTCCAACGATCACTTTTAAGGATGGCTTGGATTAGAGACATTTTTAATCCAATGGTCAGCTGTGCTTGAAGACATTGAATGACCAAGATGAAGACCAAAGTAGCAAGATCAAGGGCTGATATTGAAACAACACTTTTGCTTGTCAAAATGGAGAATTTGAGACAAGTCCCAACGGCACTTAAATGGAAGgtgaaaagttgtttgttgaAGTCATCAAGGGCCAAGATTAAGTCATGAACGAAAGGCCAAGATTGAGAGATAGAAGATTGATCTAATGGTGGAGATTGTGTAGAGAAAAATCAAATTAGGATTCTCCCTCATTTGGAGAACTTGGAGAAGCTATTGCAAAGATTGAAAGAAAACACTCTCTATAAGCGTTCAAGTCAACTTGTTCATTGATTCAAGCTTTTACCCTTACCCCTACAAAGACTTCCTCACTATCTTGTTGTTGCAaggagggagtgcttctcatctTGGGGATTGATTTAAGATTTCAAAAAGCCTACTTGTTTTACATTTCAATCCATACCTTAGAGGCTACCATTGTTGTATTTGAGAGTTCTCCACCAAATTAGCTTAGAGTTCTCCACTAAACTACCTTTGAGAGGTTGAGTTTGAGGGAGTGCTTTGAAACCCtagaagtttgagggagttatTTGAAACCCTAGTAGTTTGAGGGAGTGCTTTGAAACTCTTGTGTAAGAGTTTCTTAGAGCTCTTGGAAAACCACACCTTaatggaggttggaaaatcctaggttggtgaacctaggtagtagacgtaggagaagggtctccgaactactataaatcgttgtgtcgattttcttgattgcattgcttgcttgcttGTTTCCTAAACCATTTTGGTTATTtcaattaaaactaattttttCCCCTTGGGtattgataatttgcttgaggttgttaattacattagtggaggtttctctaaaccattaggtcaagtgttttgattgtagaATTTTTTGGACCACtaatctgtccgtgcactgttcacatagctagactttgaattttgatataaGATGTTGATATAATGTTTatcaaggtgttgtgacatttcatataaaattttgttgatttagacatcatttgataggtggaAATTTGTATTGCAAAATTTGTGTGCAGTGTATTGTTTGAAAAATCTATTATGTGAAATTCtcgattatttgatatttgatcattatcatattgtatcacatctcgCATTGGAtcgaatattgattaggataattgTACACAGCAAATttctcagtgtaaattaaatacacttagAAGTTGGTATAAagtacaaatatttaaatcaaagtggacttgatctcttcttttgacgtattccacacgaatacggaatcctctgatttttagttgaatgcttcaaacaaattctacgaatttgtaataaaatccagttggatttgagtgttggacttgaatttggaaTTTGATTGCCggacttgaatttgggactTGATTTGCTGGAATTGATCCATCGCGGACATATCCCACCTGAACCATAATTCAGTAATTAGTATCACACTATTATGTGcctaataaatttaaaataatatactTCTAATTAAATTAcctaattttgaaatttttttttcatttttttttttttgcctaaacATATGACACAACATACAAACTCTAAATGCTTGAATTTTTATTAGGCACATAAATAGCAGCAATGGTGGTTTCAGAGTCCCCCCTTCAAGAATAATCTCCTTGCACCCATATTGAATTACCCCCTTCGTCTCGAGTTGAGCAGCCTGAGCTTCTCCATATTATCTTGACGAAGAACACAAGTAAAGCTAAAGTTCATTTTCTGGGATATTTATTCTGCTTGCAATGATCGACTTTGTGGGGAGACATCTTTTGATAAGTTTCTACGACTGAGTTTTCAACCTGTCTTGTCCTCTTAATTTCCAAATTTTTTTCCACAACACTGTATCCATGAAGGGATTTCCTCTCTGATGTGCATTTCTCACAGTGTAGTATGCTGACTTCTCTGTCAGCTTGCCGCTTCTGTATTTAATTCACgaaaaattttatctacacaccgctaatctattatctttacatcatttttgAAACGGGTTAAGTCAATTTTTTatcactgaaagatactcaaagtttcacttttATCATCTAAAGATAAAATGTTCCAAATTGATCatccaaagattttttttatacaatttgaccGTTTGAACAGATTTAATGAAATTTAGGACAGTCAAATATCGATTTGACACTTTGACCGTTAAATGAAACTGTTCTTTTGCTTACGTGGCATGATGATTCAATTCACAGTGCTGATGTGgcagaaaatattttttaattattattattttttaataaattgttATTATGCGGATTTGTTTGGGTTTGTAAGCTGAGAGATCTCGaggatttttctattttttctttaaaattttgtgatttttttctattttatgtaattatttactatttagttGAAATTTCGAGAATTTTTGACGTCTTCATGCCAACTATGCGATATCAAACGGTATTTTAACAGTCAAAGTGCCACATCAATATTTGACTGCCCTAAATTTTATCAAATCTGTCCGAGCGAtcaaattgtatcaaaaaaaatctttagatGACCAACTTGGaatgttttatttttgggtgatcAAAGTCAAACTTTGAGTATCTTTTCATGGTCAAAAGTTGACTGAACCCCTTTTTAAACAttataaatttacaccaaaaaattctaaatttacacataaaattttgatgaatatacgaaaatacccttattttataaaatattaggaATGAGTTTGATAAATTTACACATAAATTAACCACAATTCAACATCCTCCTCCCTCATCATATCTATCCCCACGATTAATGGAAAGAATCTACAAAGCAGTATTCAAAGCTAACTCCAGCTTTATTTTCTTCCaagacaaaaaaggaaaaattcaaCTCCATTTTGAGTTGCAGACTTCCAGGGATAGGGGGCTAAAATGTTTTTCCTGAAATTAGTTGAAATGTTTTAAATCTATGCCATTCATGTCATCTAATGATATTAGGAGATGCCAACTCATTACAGTCAGTGAAAGGAATTTAATCAAAGGTTCAAGTCCGTGCACAGTAATCTCTGGAAAGAGAAACAAgtcaacaacaaagaaaatagtGAGAGAAAGGTGTGAAGCTTAAATCAATCAATAGCAATTGCGGGGAGAAATCCCTAATTCTTAAATCGATCAATAGCGgaagtgttttttattttcacttGAGCTTCTCTGGCCGTTTGTCTTTGACGAAGATAAACTGAGCATATTGTCTTCCAACACTGTATCCTAACTCATGACAAACTCCCTCTAGATGGCAAAGTGAAAAACATTGGCCTTTATCCATGAGATCTGGCCCTTGGCctttgatgacatgaatggCATAGATTTGTTGTagagaagaggagagagatATCGTATAATATGGGATAGAAGTCCAGTTAATTCCATCAAATCTTCATCATTCAATACATGATTGTATTGGATTAGACAACTCCACATCCCACCATTTAACGGTGCAGATTTGATAAAATTGATGGAATAATTCCAGTCAATGTTTTTCTGTATAATGTACGTGTAGTCTAGTGTCAACTCAGTAGTTTGTAAttaaatacataaaaattatttattttaaatttttagtttaatgGTTAATATGtttatgtaaactataaaaaaatttaaaatagtGTAAAAATAATATTCTTATGGtgtatagataaaatttcccttaaTTCATATCCACTTGTCATTAGAAACCCATTGGCCTTGGGGAATGTTTAAAATACTCTCAACTGTTTGGTGACCAAATAAGAGGTGTAGTTTAGTAATATTCCACTGTCTTGGGTTATCTTCCGTGAGCACATCCTCACATCCACAggtaaatataattaattattgacCACTGAAAGATgatcaatgtttcaatttgatcaccgATAATTCATTTTGtgctaattaagtcatttgtacaTAATCGGATAATTTCGATTAATCAACCCACTTAGTGGGCAGACTGATGACATACGATAGGTTTGGAGTCTACATATAAAGGAGGGTAAACCTCTTATTGTCAACCTCTATTTAAACCCTCTCGGATTTGACCATAGATTGACAACCTGAACTCACAAGCGCTATCTCACAAGCCAATCTCTGTTACCAATCAAAATACACAACAAATTGCGCAACAAATCGTCACTTTCTAATTTATAAATCAAATTCTTTCTATAGTCATAAGCTACAAAACCATTACAAATGATGAATTCACCCACATTAAGAAACTTAAACTGTCCAAAAGTATATTCATAAATACATAAAAATCGTTTCCACTTCCACATATGCCTCCTTTTTAACCATATGAAGCAATTTTACCAACGGTATACAACCACCATGGTTCCTATCCAGCAGGCTAGTGGTtctagaaaaatcaagatcgcCATCAGCGACATGAGTCAGTCCAATTTGGTTACTGAAATATAATGACAATACCATTTGTAAACCATCAGCAAACCTCATCTCGCTATTGAGGCCAGCAGACCACACATACATATTAGTATGGCCTGAATCGCATTGGCCGCCTGAACCTTGGAACCCTTCTGCACATGACATCATCATGACATAGTAAAGTAAATACTTCCAGTACAGCGAGAAAAGAAAGTAACATACATCTTCGACGATTCTAATAAGCCATCCAAAGAAGTTAAAATTCACAGTTAGAGGTGaattttttgaatgcaaaaaagAATTTGCAGTTAGAAGTGATCAGTCAACATGAAAATGATGGCAGAATGATgtgccagaaaaaaaaaagacaataaacaTCATGAGAACATTTCTTTCCCAATCAAACATCAATATGCAATGCCCACCTACTGATTCAGGCTATTCCAAAGAAACAGTAACGTAATTTCACCAAAATTTATAACACCTAGCCTTGTTCTAACGTGAGTAGCCTTGAATGGTAAATATATACATTCAACCTATAACTTCATAGAAAAGATGGCAATGTGGTGCATGTAAAAGACAGTTTAATACACCTTATAACATAATCAAACATACAGAATTCCAAAATCTACCTGTCAAATCCATTAAATCCAAAGACTAACTGAACAATTCACACGTTACATGCATGATGCATCAAAAAGCAGTTCATGTCATCACAGAGCCCAATTACAAGacaatttataaaaaatgataTCAAGTTCTCATACTTGTCATCCAGGAAACCAAAAAGAGGAGTAATTATAAATGCATACCCATAACCATAAGATGGGTAAATTGGGGGCCCAGGAATGTAGGGACGACGAGACCGGAACCCAAAAAATGGGTTTGGTCGCCTTCCCCGATACTGTTTCATGCCAGGTACATTAGTCCGCTTAGCCGAAACctgaagaacaagaaaaaaaattataataaataagAGAATGTCTAACACATCTGGATGTGTGCAAGTTCAATAAAAAGACCTTTAACTGCCGACCATGCAGTTCTGTTTCATTTAACATAACAGCATTCTGGACAGCTTCAATCTCCACAAATTCAACATATGCAAATCCCTTTGGCTGTCCAAATTTATCTGTCAGAATTGTCACTCTGTTCACTGTtccacaggattgaaaatgctGTTGCACTTCCTCAGGAGTGCACGCATAGTCTACCTGAAGTTGAAAACAAGGATAGGGTAAAAAATACAACTTTTTGGGACTAGTTCAAAATGtcataaaaaaagaagcaacacAAATCTTCAAAAAAAGAACAACTGATTTAGATCCGAAGATTGCAATAACATGACGTACATCATCTACTACTCAATACGCATAAACTCTTAGCTTTAGGAAAATTATTTCAGTACACAAT
Proteins encoded in this region:
- the LOC119985085 gene encoding polyadenylate-binding protein 2 gives rise to the protein MEQHEDQEQEHEVYGGEIPDEGEMDADVDMSYRSEEHEGNDPNSKDLEDMKKRLKEIEDEASALREMQAKVEKEMGAVQDSSSTSATQAEKEEVDARSIYVGNVDYACTPEEVQQHFQSCGTVNRVTILTDKFGQPKGFAYVEFVEIEAVQNAVMLNETELHGRQLKVSAKRTNVPGMKQYRGRRPNPFFGFRSRRPYIPGPPIYPSYGYGRVPRFRRPMRFRPY